Proteins from a single region of Oncorhynchus keta strain PuntledgeMale-10-30-2019 chromosome 20, Oket_V2, whole genome shotgun sequence:
- the LOC118399187 gene encoding uncharacterized protein LOC118399187, protein MKKEATMSEEGATMLDEGSTASEEGEGATALEEGATALEEGATALEEGATALEEGATALEEGATALEEGATALEEGATALEEGATALEEGATASEEGAMASEEGAMDATIPPNRGRGRPKGSGSKKPKILRVLDKQPRGRPRKVVDPNAVSAETTAPLKRGRPKKVQQKTKMGRPRKYLLSPEEEEEREILKSQPKGPRVWKPLGRPRIYPRVDPPATPTSAEPRRRGRPLKASTGRGGHLRKNPPPTSKVSTPPAKDDSPRKSGRPLGSFKAKRAAETDRSNSSPSAKQGCTVSPVVRLYRCSDGKANVFDEAAFQAQRQKGRRKTVNVDCTAYDSEEENEDTQRNEDEVFSLVEDDKEEEIKPRDGHGKASNPGKVAAAIKKKEVVVPKRGGRKPGTIKSVVK, encoded by the coding sequence ATGAAAAAAGAAGCAACAATGTCAGAAGAGGGGGCAACAATGTTGGATGAAGGGTCAACGGCGTCGGAAGAAGGGGAAGGGGCAACGGCTTTGGAAGAAGGGGCAACGGCTTTGGAAGAAGGGGCAACGGCTTTGGAAGAAGGGGCAACGGCTTTGGAAGAAGGGGCAACGGCTTTGGAAGAAGGGGCAACGGCTTTGGAAGAAGGGGCAACGGCTTTGGAAGAAGGGGCAACGGCTTTGGAAGAAGGGGCAACGGCTTTGGAAGAAGGGGCAACGGCTTCGGAAGAAGGGGCAATGGCGTCGGAAGAAGGGGCAATGGATGCCACCATACCACCTAATAGGGGAAGGGGTAGGCCCAAAGGATCAGGCTCCAAGAAACCTAAGATACTGAGGGTACTAGACAAGCAGCCACGGGGCAGGCCACGTAAAGTGGTTGACCCTAATGCTGTTTCAGCAGAGACAACTGCACCTTTGAAGCGTGGCCGGCCCAAAAAAGTTCAGCAAAAAACAAAAATGGGTAGGCCGAGGAAGTACCTGCTGTCAcccgaggaggaagaggagagagagatactgaaaaGCCAACCTAAGGGACCTAGAGTGTGGAAGCCGCTCGGAAGGCCGCGCATCTATCCCCGCGTGGATCCCCCCGCCACACCCACCTCTGCCGAGCCACGGAGAAGAGGCCGTCCACTCAAGGCATCAACAGGTAGAGGTGGCCACTTACGGAAGAACCCACCTCCAACTTCTAAAGTTTCAACGCCCCCCGCTAAAGATGATTCCCCGCGAAAGAGTGGCCGCCCCTTAGGCTCCTTCAAAGCCAAGAGAGCAGCAGAGACTGATAGGTCCAACAGTTCGCCCTCAGCCAAACAGGGTTGCACTGTTTCTCCAGTAGTAAGGCTTTACCGCTGCTCCGACGGTAAAGCAAATGTGTTCGATGAAGCTGCCTTCCAAGCCCAGAGGCAAAAAGGCAGGAGAAAGACTGTGAACGTTGATTGTACAGCTTATGATTCAGAGGAGGAAAATGAAGATACACAGAGAAATGAGGATGAAGTCTTTTCTCTAGTAGAAGATGACAAAGAAGAGGAAATTAAACCACGCGATGGTCATGGCAAGGCTAGTAACCCTGGTAAGGTAGCGGCAGCTATTAAGAAAAAAGAAGTGGTTGTTCCTAAGAGGGGGGGCAGAAAACCTGGCACAATCAAAAGTGTTGTAAAGTAA